A genomic window from Serratia liquefaciens includes:
- a CDS encoding EAL domain-containing protein, translating into MIPFAGWLSPRIMLPEGKVYLLYLPLTACIALLMVYDWRALPGIALAIMLRYAHRLGLESGLLVTLLYLFCLSLCWLGYRRQTQRRWCAAPGGAALVKERLIWLVVLPALLFVFGLKLLVAFARLPDELGMMPGDNSYLMALVNFQALLLGCLSAMPLLYIMLRILNKPGFALTLWRRFGREMAPNVDKKELSLWLLVLVGMVTVLSHYAKEAIPLLLGGYGLVLLLPVMLYGAMRFGYQFNCLIWSATLLVLFFHYPGASQPDNLLHNLAVISSMMVVFTLCIFLMSALNTRQRLSHARAQSASLQDPVIGLPNLRALKRDLAQSPPSTLCFLRVSELDLLSRNYGMQLRIRFKQQLAALLHQVLAPGEGVYHLPGYDLLLRVDGGNSEKKVEEIYRALEKFRLVWNGLPLHPPLGLGYCSVVPGFEHLYLLLGELSALAEVSLTSGKPESVQNSGNAVQDEVKRKVALLHGVQRSLDNDGFILMAQPIEGLRGDRYYEILLRMRDDLGNIISPNDFLPVAHEFGLAYRLDLWVLRNTLKFMDQHRIDLPSARFAVNLTPSSLCRPMLSQDVDNLLQQYRIEPYQLTLEVTESHLLQNTDYAGANLQALREMGCRIALDDFGTGYAGYDRLKMLPVDMLKIDGSFVRDMLTSAVDFQVIASICKVARMKRLTIVAEYVESLEQLVALKGVGVDYMQGYFVGEPQPLTALLSKQS; encoded by the coding sequence TTGATCCCGTTCGCGGGGTGGCTGTCGCCGCGGATCATGCTGCCCGAGGGCAAAGTCTATTTGCTCTATCTGCCGCTCACCGCCTGTATTGCGCTGTTGATGGTCTATGACTGGCGGGCTCTGCCGGGCATAGCCCTCGCGATCATGCTGCGTTACGCCCACCGGCTGGGCCTGGAAAGTGGCTTGCTGGTGACGCTGCTGTACCTGTTTTGCCTGAGCCTGTGTTGGCTGGGGTATCGCAGGCAAACGCAACGCCGCTGGTGTGCGGCGCCGGGGGGCGCGGCGCTGGTGAAGGAGCGGCTAATCTGGCTGGTGGTGTTACCGGCACTGCTGTTTGTCTTCGGCTTGAAACTGCTGGTCGCCTTTGCCCGATTGCCCGACGAACTAGGGATGATGCCCGGCGATAACAGCTACCTGATGGCGTTGGTCAATTTTCAGGCGCTGCTGCTGGGCTGTCTCTCTGCCATGCCCTTGCTCTACATCATGTTGCGCATCTTGAATAAACCCGGTTTCGCCCTGACGCTCTGGCGCCGTTTTGGTCGTGAAATGGCGCCAAACGTCGATAAAAAAGAGCTGTCGCTGTGGCTGTTGGTGCTGGTGGGGATGGTAACGGTGCTGTCCCATTACGCCAAAGAAGCCATTCCCCTGTTGCTCGGAGGGTACGGATTGGTCTTACTGTTGCCGGTGATGCTCTACGGTGCGATGCGTTTTGGCTATCAATTCAACTGCCTTATCTGGTCTGCCACCCTGTTGGTGCTGTTTTTTCATTACCCCGGCGCTTCACAGCCCGACAACCTGTTGCATAACCTGGCGGTCATCTCTTCGATGATGGTGGTGTTTACCCTGTGTATTTTCCTGATGTCGGCGCTCAATACTCGCCAGCGGTTAAGCCACGCCAGGGCACAAAGCGCCTCGCTGCAAGATCCGGTGATTGGCCTGCCTAACCTGCGCGCCCTCAAGCGCGATCTGGCTCAGTCCCCGCCTTCAACCCTGTGTTTTCTGCGCGTCAGCGAACTGGATTTGCTGAGTCGTAACTATGGCATGCAGTTGCGCATTCGTTTCAAACAGCAATTGGCGGCGCTGCTGCATCAGGTATTGGCCCCGGGAGAGGGCGTTTACCATTTGCCGGGCTACGATTTGTTGCTGCGGGTGGACGGCGGCAACAGCGAAAAAAAGGTCGAGGAGATTTACCGCGCTCTGGAGAAATTCCGTCTGGTATGGAACGGTTTGCCGCTCCATCCCCCGCTGGGGTTAGGCTATTGCAGCGTGGTGCCCGGTTTTGAACATCTCTACCTGCTGCTGGGGGAGCTCAGCGCGTTGGCGGAGGTTTCTCTCACCAGCGGCAAGCCGGAAAGCGTGCAAAATAGCGGCAATGCGGTCCAGGATGAAGTCAAACGCAAGGTGGCGTTACTGCACGGGGTACAGCGTTCGTTGGATAACGACGGATTTATCCTGATGGCGCAGCCGATCGAGGGCCTGCGCGGTGACCGGTATTATGAAATTCTGCTGCGGATGCGCGATGATCTGGGGAACATAATATCGCCGAATGATTTTCTGCCGGTGGCGCATGAGTTCGGTCTGGCTTATCGGTTGGATCTGTGGGTGCTGCGTAATACGTTGAAGTTTATGGACCAGCACCGTATCGATCTGCCCAGCGCGCGCTTTGCGGTGAATTTGACGCCTTCTTCACTGTGCCGACCGATGCTGAGCCAGGATGTAGACAACCTGTTGCAGCAGTACCGTATCGAGCCGTATCAACTGACGTTGGAGGTGACCGAGTCGCATCTGCTGCAGAATACGGATTACGCCGGCGCCAACCTGCAGGCGCTGCGTGAAATGGGCTGCCGTATTGCGCTGGATGATTTTGGCACCGGGTATGCCGGTTACGATCGCCTCAAGATGTTGCCGGTCGACATGCTGAAAATCGACGGCAGTTTCGTGCGCGACATGCTGACCAGCGCGGTGGATTTTCAGGTGATCGCGTCTATCTGTAAAGTTGCGCGAATGAAGCGCTTGACCATTGTGGCGGAATACGTGGAAAGCCTGGAGCAGTTGGTCGCGTTGAAAGGGGTGGGCGTGGACTATATGCAGGGGTATTTTGTTGGCGAACCGCAGCCGTTAACGGCGTTGTTATCGAAACAATCTTAA
- the mgtE gene encoding magnesium transporter, translated as MSAATHNVKKVAEYRQRILSLLLNNKDLVDGILGRPGDENALSKSELLNQTAEITGLLDDMHAADLADLLEALPQDERLALWRLVGNAKRGQALVEVAEPVWDSLIEEMSDKDLLKAIKTLDVDEQAYLAQYLPRNLMGRLLTSMEPEQRAQVREMIHYGKDTVGWMMDFELITVRPDVTIGTVHRFLRLRKTIPEATDKLFVTDRKNTLLGELPLTAVLLNDPETLVQTVMDSDPTRFQPEDKAEAAASAFERYDLISAPVVDAKGKLMGRLTIEEIVDVVNEESDSNLRRMGGLSPEEDVFAPVSKAVKTRWAWLAINLCTAFIASRVIGLFEHTISQLVALAALMPIVAGIGGNTGNQTITMIVRALALHQIEVGNISRLMLRELGVAIINGVVWGGIMGIVTWLLYGDWAMGGVMTLAMILNLLVAALMGVVIPMTMIKLGRDPAVGSSVLITALTDTGGFFIFLGLATLFLL; from the coding sequence ATGTCAGCTGCAACGCATAACGTTAAAAAAGTCGCTGAGTATCGCCAGCGCATTCTTTCTCTGCTGTTGAACAACAAAGATCTGGTCGATGGCATTCTCGGCCGACCGGGGGATGAAAACGCCCTCAGCAAAAGCGAGCTGCTAAACCAGACTGCAGAAATCACCGGCCTGCTGGACGACATGCACGCCGCTGACCTGGCAGACCTGCTGGAAGCGCTGCCCCAGGACGAGCGCCTGGCACTGTGGCGGCTGGTGGGCAACGCCAAACGCGGTCAAGCGCTGGTGGAAGTCGCCGAACCCGTATGGGACAGCCTGATCGAAGAAATGAGCGACAAGGACCTGCTCAAAGCGATCAAGACGCTGGACGTCGATGAGCAGGCCTATTTGGCGCAATACCTGCCGCGTAACCTGATGGGCCGCCTGTTGACTTCGATGGAGCCGGAGCAGCGCGCGCAAGTCCGCGAGATGATCCACTACGGCAAGGACACCGTTGGCTGGATGATGGATTTTGAACTGATCACGGTGCGCCCCGACGTCACTATCGGTACCGTGCATCGCTTCCTGCGCCTGCGTAAAACCATCCCGGAGGCCACCGACAAACTCTTTGTCACCGATCGTAAAAATACCCTGCTGGGCGAACTGCCGCTCACCGCCGTGCTGCTCAATGATCCGGAGACCCTGGTCCAGACGGTCATGGACAGCGACCCCACCCGTTTTCAACCGGAAGACAAGGCCGAAGCGGCAGCCAGCGCATTCGAACGTTATGACCTGATCAGCGCCCCGGTGGTCGACGCCAAAGGCAAGCTGATGGGTCGGTTGACCATCGAGGAAATCGTCGACGTGGTCAATGAAGAAAGCGACAGCAACCTGCGCCGCATGGGGGGTTTGAGCCCGGAAGAAGACGTGTTTGCCCCGGTCAGCAAGGCGGTGAAAACCCGTTGGGCATGGCTGGCGATCAACCTGTGTACCGCGTTTATCGCCTCGCGCGTCATCGGCCTGTTCGAACACACCATTTCACAACTGGTGGCGCTGGCGGCATTAATGCCGATCGTGGCGGGGATTGGCGGCAACACCGGCAATCAGACCATCACCATGATCGTGCGTGCGCTGGCACTGCACCAGATTGAGGTCGGCAACATTTCCCGCCTGATGCTCAGGGAGCTGGGGGTGGCCATCATCAATGGCGTGGTGTGGGGCGGCATCATGGGCATAGTGACCTGGTTGCTGTACGGCGACTGGGCGATGGGTGGCGTCATGACGCTGGCGATGATCCTCAACCTGCTGGTGGCCGCGCTGATGGGGGTGGTGATCCCGATGACCATGATCAAATTGGGGCGCGATCCGGCGGTAGGTTCCAGCGTATTGATCACCGCACTGACCGATACCGGCGGCTTCTTTATCTTCCTCGGGTTGGCCACCTTGTTCCTGCTTTAA
- the ppx gene encoding exopolyphosphatase translates to MPLKSTATNKPQEIAAIDLGSNSFHMVIARVVNGALQVLGRLKQRVHLADGLDSNNVLSEEAIERGLACLALFAERLQGFPADNVTIVGTHTLRQAVNAEVFLKRAAKVIPYPIEIIAGQEEARLIFMGVEHTQPEKGRKLVIDIGGGSTELVIGEDFEPLLAESRRMGCVSFAQQFFPGGEISKNNFKRARLAAAQKLETLAWQYRIQGWQYALGASGTIKAAHEVLVAMGEKDGLITLERLEMMAEQVLQFKNFSAMSLPGLSEDRQSVFVPGLAILCGVFDALAIRDLRLSDGALREGVLYEMEGRFRHQDIRSRTAKSLADHYNIDREQAKRVLDTTELLYAQWMAQNTKLANPQLEALLKWAAMLHEVGLSINHSGMHRHSAYILQNTNLPGFNQEQQLLLSALVRFHRKGIKLEELPRLNLFKKKHYLPLIQLLRLSTLLNNQRQSTTTPETLRLSTDDNHWTLRFPAGYLAQNNLVQLDLEREQAYWNDVVGWKLICEEEGSQDEQRSA, encoded by the coding sequence ATGCCGCTAAAAAGCACTGCAACGAACAAACCGCAGGAAATCGCTGCCATCGACCTCGGGTCGAACAGCTTCCACATGGTGATTGCCCGCGTCGTCAATGGCGCCTTACAGGTATTGGGGCGTTTAAAACAGCGGGTCCACCTCGCCGATGGATTGGACAGCAACAATGTGCTCAGTGAAGAGGCAATAGAACGCGGCCTGGCTTGCCTGGCGCTGTTTGCCGAACGGCTGCAAGGTTTCCCGGCGGATAACGTCACCATCGTCGGTACCCATACCTTGCGCCAGGCGGTGAACGCTGAAGTGTTCCTCAAGCGTGCCGCCAAAGTGATCCCCTACCCGATCGAAATCATCGCCGGGCAGGAAGAAGCGCGTCTGATCTTTATGGGCGTGGAACATACCCAACCGGAAAAAGGCCGCAAGCTGGTGATCGACATCGGCGGCGGTTCAACCGAACTGGTGATCGGCGAAGATTTTGAACCCCTGCTGGCGGAAAGCCGCCGCATGGGCTGCGTCAGCTTCGCCCAACAGTTCTTCCCGGGCGGGGAAATCAGCAAAAACAACTTCAAACGCGCACGTCTGGCGGCAGCACAGAAGCTGGAAACGCTGGCCTGGCAGTACCGTATTCAGGGCTGGCAATATGCTCTGGGCGCGTCGGGCACCATCAAGGCCGCGCACGAAGTGCTGGTGGCGATGGGCGAAAAGGACGGTCTGATCACCCTCGAGCGGCTGGAAATGATGGCGGAGCAGGTGCTGCAGTTTAAAAACTTCAGCGCAATGAGCCTGCCGGGGCTGTCGGAAGACCGCCAGTCGGTGTTTGTGCCGGGTTTAGCCATCCTGTGCGGCGTGTTCGATGCGTTGGCGATCCGCGATCTGCGCCTTTCCGACGGTGCACTGCGCGAAGGCGTGTTGTACGAGATGGAGGGCCGTTTCCGTCATCAGGACATTCGCAGCCGCACCGCCAAGAGCCTGGCCGATCACTACAATATCGACCGCGAGCAGGCAAAACGGGTGCTGGATACCACCGAACTGCTGTATGCGCAATGGATGGCGCAGAACACCAAGCTGGCGAACCCACAGTTGGAAGCCTTGCTGAAGTGGGCCGCGATGCTGCACGAAGTGGGGCTGAGCATTAACCACAGCGGCATGCATCGCCATTCGGCTTACATTCTGCAAAACACCAACCTGCCGGGCTTCAACCAGGAGCAGCAGTTGCTGCTGTCGGCGTTGGTACGCTTCCACCGTAAAGGCATTAAGCTGGAAGAACTGCCGCGCCTGAACCTGTTCAAGAAAAAGCACTACCTGCCGCTGATCCAACTGTTGCGCCTGAGTACCCTGCTCAACAACCAGCGCCAGTCGACCACCACGCCGGAAACGCTGCGCCTGAGCACCGACGATAACCACTGGACGCTGCGCTTCCCGGCCGGTTATCTGGCGCAGAACAACCTGGTGCAACTGGATCTCGAACGTGAACAGGCCTACTGGAACGACGTCGTGGGTTGGAAACTGATTTGCGAAGAGGAAGGCTCGCAAGACGAGCAGCGCTCTGCCTGA
- the ppk1 gene encoding polyphosphate kinase 1, whose protein sequence is MGQEKLYIEKELSWLSFNERVLQEAADKSNPLIERMRFLGIYSNNLDEFYKVRFADLKRRILISEEQGSGGASRHLLKKIQAKVLKTDQEFDSLYNDLLLEMARNQIFLINERQVSENQQIWLRQYFKQHLRQHITPILINNETNLVQFLKDDYTYLAVEIIRGTRIDYALLEIPSDKVPRFVNLPPEAPRRRKPMILLDNILRYCLDDIFKGFFDYDALNAYSMKMTRDAEYDLVTEMESSLLELMSSSLKQRLTAEPVRFVYQRDMPNEMVELLRGKLGISNYDSVIAGGRYHNFKDFIGFPNVGKANLVNKPLPRLRHTWFEKFRNGFDAIREHDVLLYYPYHTFEHVLELVRQASFDPSVLAIKINIYRVAKDSRIIESMIHAAHNGKKVTVVVELQARFDEEANIHWAKRLTEAGVHVIFSAPGLKIHAKLFLISRREGDEIVRYAHIGTGNFNEKTARIYTDYSLLTADSRITNEVRRVFNFIENPYRPVTFDNLMVSPQNSRLKLYELIDNEIANAEAGLPAGIMLKINNLVDKGLVDRLYTASGAGVKIRLLVRGMCSLIPNLPGISDNIQIISIVDRYLEHDRVYVFENKGDKLVYLSSADWMTRNIDYRIEVAVSLLDPTLKQRVLDILEILFSDTVKARYLDKELSNQYVPRGNRRKVRSQVAIYEYLKALEQPGQ, encoded by the coding sequence ATGGGTCAGGAAAAGCTCTACATCGAAAAAGAACTAAGCTGGTTATCCTTTAATGAACGCGTGTTGCAGGAAGCCGCAGATAAGAGCAATCCCCTGATTGAGCGCATGCGTTTTCTGGGCATTTACTCCAATAACCTTGACGAGTTCTATAAGGTCCGCTTTGCCGATCTCAAACGACGCATTCTGATCAGCGAAGAACAGGGCTCTGGCGGGGCTTCACGCCATCTGCTGAAAAAGATCCAGGCCAAGGTATTAAAAACCGATCAAGAATTCGACAGCCTGTATAACGATTTGCTGCTGGAAATGGCACGCAACCAGATCTTCCTGATCAACGAACGTCAGGTGTCGGAAAACCAGCAAATCTGGCTGCGGCAATACTTCAAGCAGCATCTGCGCCAGCACATCACGCCGATCCTGATCAACAATGAAACCAACCTGGTGCAGTTCCTGAAAGACGATTACACCTATCTGGCGGTGGAGATTATCCGCGGTACGCGTATCGATTACGCGCTGCTGGAGATCCCGTCCGACAAGGTGCCGCGCTTCGTCAACCTGCCGCCAGAAGCCCCTCGCCGCCGCAAGCCGATGATCCTGCTGGATAACATTCTTCGCTACTGCCTGGACGATATCTTCAAGGGCTTTTTCGATTACGACGCGCTCAACGCCTATTCGATGAAAATGACCCGCGATGCGGAATACGATCTGGTTACCGAGATGGAATCCAGCCTGCTGGAGCTGATGTCTTCCAGCCTGAAGCAGCGCCTGACCGCCGAGCCGGTACGCTTTGTTTATCAGCGCGACATGCCCAATGAAATGGTGGAACTGCTGCGCGGCAAGCTCGGTATTTCCAACTATGATTCGGTCATTGCCGGCGGCCGTTACCATAACTTCAAAGACTTTATCGGCTTCCCGAACGTCGGCAAGGCCAACCTGGTCAACAAACCGCTGCCGCGCCTGCGCCATACCTGGTTCGAAAAATTCCGCAACGGCTTTGACGCCATTCGCGAGCACGACGTGCTGCTTTACTACCCGTACCACACCTTTGAACACGTGCTGGAGCTGGTACGCCAGGCGTCGTTCGACCCCAGCGTGCTGGCGATCAAAATCAACATTTACCGCGTGGCAAAAGACTCACGCATTATCGAGTCGATGATCCACGCCGCCCATAACGGCAAAAAAGTCACGGTGGTGGTAGAGCTGCAGGCGCGCTTTGATGAAGAGGCCAACATCCACTGGGCCAAGCGCCTGACGGAAGCCGGGGTGCACGTGATTTTCTCCGCGCCTGGCTTGAAAATTCACGCCAAACTGTTCCTGATCTCACGCCGTGAAGGCGACGAGATTGTGCGCTATGCTCATATCGGCACCGGTAACTTTAACGAGAAAACCGCGCGCATTTACACCGACTATTCATTGCTGACCGCCGATTCGCGCATCACCAACGAAGTGCGCCGGGTGTTCAACTTTATCGAAAATCCGTACCGGCCGGTCACCTTCGACAACCTGATGGTGTCGCCGCAGAACTCGCGCCTGAAGCTGTATGAGTTGATCGACAACGAAATTGCCAACGCCGAAGCCGGGCTTCCGGCCGGCATTATGCTGAAAATCAACAATCTGGTGGATAAAGGGCTGGTAGATCGGTTATATACCGCCTCCGGCGCCGGCGTAAAAATCCGCCTGTTGGTGCGCGGGATGTGTTCTTTGATTCCCAACCTGCCGGGGATCAGTGACAATATTCAGATAATCAGCATCGTCGACCGCTATCTGGAACACGATCGGGTTTACGTTTTCGAAAACAAAGGTGACAAACTGGTTTATCTGTCCTCTGCCGACTGGATGACCCGTAACATAGATTACCGCATCGAAGTCGCGGTCTCGCTGCTGGATCCAACGCTGAAACAACGGGTTCTGGATATTCTGGAAATCCTGTTCAGCGACACGGTCAAAGCGCGTTACCTCGATAAAGAACTGAGCAACCAGTACGTGCCGCGCGGCAACCGCCGCAAAGTCCGTTCTCAGGTTGCCATTTACGAGTATTTAAAAGCTCTGGAACAACCAGGACAGTAG
- a CDS encoding diguanylate cyclase yields MDISAPNHLITRQGALLTHSLLAALTVFLLALLCLTLSNESSHFTPLWFPTAAIIAVLFRHSPRQWGLPLLACGIGIVTASVTLFGFSWFPVKLTLINLLEAVVCTLLLRRMLLTDDPLNSLASWLKFVVCAVIFTPLFSALLAAWWVPAPGHTFWHPFSTWFISEAIGVLSLTPIGLVYRRRMLDTLNLYTLLLTLIVALTFSYLALSYLPFPFTFVILPLLWAAIALPRLEAFVICFCTTLMITVMISVGLLHFHAPLGPFSDIEIYLPILLILIPAHSMAMVMHAFRVEKQHIVESETRFRNALEYSAIGMALVSPQGKWLQVNQALCKLLDYTPEALRRLTFQEITHPDDLNADLTQLRDLLDGHISSYTLEKRYIRSDGEHVWALLAVSLVRDAEGLPLYFISQVEDISELKRTAAENHRLMERITLANKVGGIGVWEWMMHGEELTWDKRMFELYDVSPEQTPTLSLWRTLLLTEDRERTDREMSVLLKQPGPFIMEFRLLTREGKVRHIRGQGNVILDQQGTPLRMIGTNIDMTEVRNLTEALHEEKERLHITLDAIGEAVISTDDEMHITFMNPVAEQMCGWPLSLAIGMPVAGVVRLTNGKDGEEVENPIQCCLQENRALPADYALVLHGRDGRCFDIQQSVSPLKTIDGNVMGAVMVLQDVTASRELMQKLSYSASHDALTTLPNRTSFEKRLKAAIANATEKRLQHALVFLDLDRFKAVNDNAGHAAGDALLKDLSLLMRHHLRNSDCLARLGGDEFGLILFDCTREQAQSLMQQLVNHISQHPFFWEGKIYHVGASAGVTRIDAYAGKSSELLAQADIACYTAKHRGRGQVYLYEARQKMILERQHELLTRQEVTDIITDGQLLLHVRAVAPPKTPLAVCFYQLKLQVRSQDGQSLASDDFISAARLYGLTQEIDRWIIGQILTQRAPDIARKGLSIALPLATDSLLDASFQKDLLAALDASSLQPGALLLAVDDAVVLEHADICRPFLQQLQQRGCKLIVNGFGHSLNAFDELHGQKIDYIRVDERFITNVHCNQMDELMVSMLNGATHRVQAQTLAGPAHQQVTLNTLQAIGIDLSDGDAIALEQPLTELLSGGYFGIR; encoded by the coding sequence ATGGATATCAGCGCACCGAATCATCTCATCACGCGCCAGGGCGCCTTGTTGACGCACAGCCTGCTGGCGGCATTGACGGTATTTTTACTGGCATTGCTGTGCCTGACGCTGTCGAACGAATCCAGCCACTTTACCCCGCTGTGGTTCCCTACCGCCGCCATTATTGCCGTGCTGTTCCGCCACTCGCCGCGCCAGTGGGGGTTACCGCTGCTGGCATGCGGGATTGGCATCGTGACCGCCAGCGTCACGCTGTTCGGCTTTAGCTGGTTCCCGGTAAAACTGACCCTGATCAACCTGCTGGAAGCGGTGGTTTGCACCCTGCTGTTACGCCGCATGCTGCTGACGGACGATCCGCTGAACAGCCTGGCCAGTTGGCTTAAGTTCGTCGTCTGCGCGGTGATCTTCACCCCTTTGTTCAGTGCCCTGCTGGCCGCCTGGTGGGTTCCCGCCCCGGGACACACTTTCTGGCACCCCTTCAGCACCTGGTTTATTTCGGAGGCCATTGGCGTCCTGTCGCTGACGCCCATCGGGCTGGTGTATCGTCGCCGCATGCTGGATACGCTGAATCTGTATACCCTGCTGCTGACGTTGATAGTCGCGCTGACCTTCAGCTATCTGGCACTGAGCTACCTGCCCTTTCCGTTCACCTTCGTCATTCTGCCGCTGCTGTGGGCGGCAATCGCGCTGCCGCGGCTCGAAGCTTTCGTCATCTGCTTTTGCACCACGCTGATGATCACCGTGATGATTTCCGTCGGGTTGCTGCATTTTCATGCGCCCCTCGGTCCCTTCAGCGATATCGAGATTTACCTGCCTATCCTGTTGATTTTGATCCCGGCACATTCGATGGCCATGGTGATGCACGCCTTCCGGGTGGAGAAACAGCATATCGTCGAGAGTGAAACTCGCTTTCGTAATGCGTTGGAGTATTCGGCCATCGGCATGGCGCTGGTGTCGCCGCAGGGGAAATGGCTGCAGGTCAATCAGGCGTTGTGCAAACTGCTCGACTATACCCCGGAGGCTCTGCGACGCCTGACTTTCCAGGAAATCACCCACCCGGACGATCTGAACGCCGACCTGACGCAACTGCGCGATCTGCTCGACGGGCATATCAGCAGTTACACCCTGGAGAAACGCTACATCCGCAGCGACGGCGAACACGTCTGGGCGCTGCTGGCCGTATCTTTGGTGCGCGATGCCGAAGGGCTGCCGCTGTATTTTATTTCGCAGGTGGAAGACATCAGCGAGTTGAAACGCACCGCCGCAGAGAACCACCGACTGATGGAGCGCATTACGCTGGCGAATAAAGTGGGCGGCATCGGCGTTTGGGAATGGATGATGCACGGCGAAGAGCTCACCTGGGACAAACGTATGTTCGAGCTTTACGACGTCAGCCCGGAGCAAACGCCCACGCTGTCGCTGTGGCGCACGCTGTTGTTGACTGAAGATCGCGAGCGGACCGATCGTGAGATGAGCGTTCTTCTCAAACAGCCGGGGCCCTTTATCATGGAGTTCCGGCTGCTCACCCGCGAAGGAAAAGTGCGCCATATTCGCGGCCAGGGCAATGTCATTCTGGATCAACAGGGTACGCCGCTGCGCATGATCGGCACCAATATCGACATGACGGAGGTCCGTAATCTGACCGAAGCACTGCACGAGGAAAAAGAGCGCCTGCACATAACGCTCGATGCCATCGGCGAAGCCGTGATATCCACCGACGACGAAATGCACATTACCTTTATGAACCCGGTGGCCGAGCAGATGTGCGGCTGGCCACTCAGTCTGGCGATCGGCATGCCCGTCGCCGGCGTGGTACGCCTGACCAACGGGAAAGACGGCGAAGAGGTAGAAAACCCGATCCAGTGCTGCCTGCAGGAAAACCGAGCGCTGCCGGCAGACTATGCCCTGGTGCTGCATGGGCGCGACGGCCGCTGCTTCGATATTCAACAGTCGGTTTCACCGTTGAAAACGATCGACGGCAACGTGATGGGGGCGGTGATGGTGTTGCAGGATGTCACGGCCTCACGCGAACTGATGCAGAAGTTGAGTTACAGCGCGTCCCACGATGCCCTGACCACGCTGCCCAATCGCACCAGTTTTGAAAAACGCCTGAAGGCCGCTATCGCCAACGCCACTGAAAAACGGCTGCAGCACGCGCTGGTGTTCCTCGATCTCGACCGTTTCAAGGCGGTCAATGACAACGCCGGCCACGCCGCGGGCGACGCGCTGTTGAAAGATCTTTCCCTGTTGATGCGGCACCATCTGCGCAACAGCGACTGCCTGGCCCGGCTCGGCGGCGATGAGTTCGGGCTGATCCTGTTCGACTGCACGCGGGAACAGGCCCAGTCGCTGATGCAACAGCTGGTTAATCACATCAGCCAGCATCCGTTCTTTTGGGAAGGGAAGATTTACCACGTCGGCGCCAGTGCAGGCGTAACCCGTATTGATGCCTACGCCGGCAAGAGCAGCGAGCTGCTGGCGCAGGCCGATATTGCCTGTTATACCGCCAAGCATCGCGGACGCGGCCAGGTTTATCTCTATGAGGCGCGTCAAAAAATGATCCTGGAACGTCAGCATGAACTGCTGACGCGTCAGGAAGTGACGGACATCATCACCGATGGGCAATTATTGCTGCATGTCAGGGCGGTCGCACCGCCAAAAACGCCGCTGGCGGTCTGCTTCTATCAGTTGAAACTGCAGGTGAGGAGTCAGGACGGTCAGTCGCTGGCGAGCGACGATTTTATCTCCGCCGCCCGGCTATACGGCCTGACGCAAGAAATTGACCGCTGGATCATCGGGCAGATACTGACGCAGCGCGCCCCTGATATTGCCCGCAAGGGATTGTCCATCGCGCTGCCGCTGGCAACCGACAGCCTGCTGGACGCCAGCTTCCAGAAGGATCTGCTGGCAGCGCTGGACGCATCTTCCTTGCAACCAGGGGCATTGTTGCTGGCGGTCGATGACGCAGTGGTGCTGGAGCACGCCGACATTTGCAGGCCGTTCCTCCAGCAGTTGCAGCAACGGGGCTGCAAGCTGATCGTTAACGGTTTTGGCCACAGCCTCAACGCCTTTGACGAGCTGCATGGCCAAAAGATTGACTATATCCGCGTCGACGAACGCTTTATCACCAACGTGCATTGCAACCAGATGGACGAACTGATGGTTTCGATGCTCAACGGGGCGACGCATCGGGTGCAAGCTCAAACGCTGGCCGGCCCGGCACACCAACAGGTCACGCTGAACACCCTGCAGGCCATTGGCATCGATTTGTCGGACGGCGATGCCATCGCACTGGAACAGCCGCTGACCGAACTGCTCAGCGGCGGTTACTTTGGTATCCGCTAA
- a CDS encoding YfgG family protein, with protein MRKKSTGQMTKIVLFVSFIILVGRLLYAAVVAVPHHQEKKLAPQQSTTEMSDENRDITP; from the coding sequence ATGCGTAAAAAATCCACCGGACAGATGACCAAAATAGTGCTGTTTGTCAGCTTTATCATTTTAGTCGGCCGTCTGCTGTATGCCGCGGTCGTCGCGGTGCCCCACCATCAGGAAAAAAAACTCGCCCCTCAGCAAAGCACCACTGAGATGAGCGACGAAAACCGGGACATCACCCCCTGA